The following are encoded together in the Streptomyces sp. NBC_00358 genome:
- a CDS encoding phosphatase PAP2 family protein: MAGLAESGSNPDVELLYDINGLAKHAPHWFDRVVEFVGEWGLPLAMVLLVVWCWSTVRRRGGADAASSVAGLVWAPLAAGIALLVNVPIRGFVERPRPFVDHPGLDVLVNGKTDFSFVSDHATITMAMGVGLFVANRKFGLVGIGLALLEGFCRVYLGVHYPTDVIGGFALGTAVVLLLSPLAMALLTPVMTAVESAPRAGRLIRARGAAPAGQETLIPGARAEHNEERDLAA; this comes from the coding sequence ATGGCTGGACTCGCCGAATCCGGTTCGAACCCCGACGTCGAACTGCTCTACGACATCAATGGCCTGGCCAAGCACGCGCCGCACTGGTTCGACCGCGTCGTGGAGTTCGTCGGCGAGTGGGGTCTGCCGCTCGCGATGGTCCTGCTGGTCGTGTGGTGCTGGTCGACCGTGCGGCGCCGGGGCGGGGCCGACGCGGCCTCGTCCGTGGCCGGACTCGTCTGGGCGCCGCTCGCGGCCGGCATCGCGCTCCTCGTGAACGTCCCGATAAGGGGCTTCGTGGAGCGCCCCCGCCCCTTCGTCGACCACCCGGGCCTCGACGTCCTCGTGAACGGCAAGACCGACTTCTCCTTCGTCAGCGACCACGCGACGATCACCATGGCGATGGGTGTCGGACTCTTCGTCGCCAACCGGAAGTTCGGGCTCGTGGGGATAGGGCTCGCGCTGCTCGAAGGGTTCTGCCGGGTCTACCTGGGCGTGCACTACCCGACGGACGTCATCGGCGGGTTCGCGCTCGGCACGGCCGTCGTCCTGCTGCTGTCGCCGCTCGCCATGGCCCTGCTGACCCCGGTCATGACGGCGGTGGAGAGCGCTCCGCGGGCCGGCCGGCTGATCCGCGCGCGCGGCGCCGCACCCGCCGGGCAGGAGACCCTGATCCCGGGGGCGCGCGCCGAGCACAACGAGGAACGGGACCTGGCCGCGTAG
- a CDS encoding ATP-binding protein, whose amino-acid sequence MATVSPPWSYTLQLPHDPRAPGIARVTLRAVLAAYQLSELAPTAELLASELLTNAHLHAPGPCALRVISDQPGRLRVAVWDSDPTVPSGFREGVPADLPPVDTEHGRGLHLVRACADAWGVAVLRELGASRGGKLLWAECRTAGRERG is encoded by the coding sequence ATGGCCACCGTATCGCCGCCCTGGTCGTACACCCTCCAACTCCCGCACGATCCACGCGCCCCGGGTATCGCCCGCGTCACCCTCCGGGCCGTCCTCGCCGCGTACCAGCTCTCCGAACTCGCGCCCACGGCCGAGCTGTTGGCCTCCGAACTGCTCACCAACGCCCATCTGCACGCACCAGGCCCCTGCGCCCTGCGCGTCATCTCGGACCAACCGGGCCGGCTGCGGGTCGCCGTGTGGGACTCGGATCCGACCGTGCCCTCCGGATTCCGGGAGGGCGTCCCCGCCGACCTGCCCCCGGTGGACACCGAGCACGGCCGGGGGCTGCACCTCGTACGGGCCTGCGCCGACGCGTGGGGGGTCGCCGTCCTGCGTGAGCTCGGCGCGTCGCGGGGCGGGAAGCTGCTGTGGGCCGAATGCCGCACCGCCGGGCGGGAGCGGGGCTGA
- a CDS encoding C40 family peptidase, with product MTVRKTWIVVTAAVGAGVAFVMLLVVGVYVVAGNLANGIGGGSVGLAKGAVPAAYQSLVQKWGNLCGAINPALLAAQLYQESGFNPNARSPAKAEGIAQFIPGTWATHGVDGDGDGVRDVWNPNDAIPSAASYDCELASYVKNAPGNVTENMLAAYNAGAYAVIKYGGVPPYAETRNYVKTITTLAKSFAAPVTRVDPSKQAAAAITYAQKKLGTPYLWGGNGTADQGGRFDCSGLTKASYDSVGVTLPRVANDQYNAGPHPKREELLPGDLVFFSDDLTNSRAIRHVGIYVGGGYMIDAPRSGAVIRFDPIDTPDYFGATRVTADGAKALPTSV from the coding sequence TTGACGGTGCGTAAGACGTGGATCGTGGTGACCGCCGCCGTCGGCGCGGGGGTCGCCTTCGTGATGCTGCTCGTCGTCGGCGTCTACGTGGTCGCCGGGAACCTCGCCAACGGGATCGGCGGCGGTTCCGTGGGCCTCGCCAAGGGCGCCGTACCCGCCGCGTACCAGTCCCTCGTCCAGAAGTGGGGCAATCTCTGCGGCGCGATCAATCCCGCGCTGCTCGCCGCCCAGCTCTATCAGGAGAGCGGATTCAATCCGAACGCCAGGAGTCCGGCGAAGGCGGAAGGGATAGCGCAATTCATTCCGGGGACCTGGGCCACGCACGGAGTCGACGGGGACGGGGACGGCGTCCGTGACGTGTGGAACCCGAATGACGCGATTCCGTCGGCCGCCTCGTACGACTGCGAGCTCGCCTCGTATGTGAAGAACGCTCCGGGAAACGTCACCGAGAACATGCTCGCCGCCTACAACGCGGGCGCGTACGCGGTCATCAAGTACGGGGGCGTACCGCCGTACGCCGAGACCCGGAACTACGTGAAGACGATCACCACGCTCGCGAAGAGCTTCGCCGCGCCGGTGACCCGCGTGGACCCCTCGAAGCAGGCCGCGGCGGCCATCACATACGCGCAGAAGAAGCTCGGCACGCCCTATCTGTGGGGCGGCAACGGCACCGCTGACCAGGGCGGACGATTCGACTGCTCGGGTCTGACCAAGGCCTCCTACGACAGCGTCGGGGTGACCCTGCCGCGGGTCGCCAACGACCAGTACAACGCCGGTCCGCACCCCAAGCGGGAGGAACTCCTGCCCGGGGACCTGGTGTTCTTCTCGGACGACCTCACCAACTCCCGGGCCATCCGGCACGTGGGCATCTATGTGGGCGGCGGATACATGATCGACGCCCCCCGGTCGGGCGCCGTCATCCGTTTCGATCCCATCGACACGCCCGACTACTTCGGGGCCACCCGGGTGACCGCGGATGGCGCGAAAGCACTGCCCACTTCGGTATGA
- a CDS encoding SCO6880 family protein translates to MTTESHLVTPRRTYLIGRARPNAIVGRNRESGEIALIIGGAFLGMMCGLLVPVLSMRIVLLMGFPLLALAAVYVPYKRRTFYKWFEINRSYKRSLRQGTAYRSPVMEAGMRLDGKEVEIGPPPGIGRISWLAAPFGPDEIAVLLHADRRTVTAAIEIEGPGVGLRDSEDQEALVDRFGTLLKHVANGDGFVTRLQMLARTLPADPDAHAKDVSVRGDDRSPGWLQQSYDQLQSMVSTSSEQHRAYLVACMHYSRELAAEAQAMARAARPQGGRKVDRDAGLAVVMARELTDICSRLQEADIRVRQPLGQGRLSSLVHSMYDPDHPIDHIQAMTKRNAWPAELDAMEPTYLQAKTRESSTRAPWCHATAWVKEWPMTPVGVNFLAPLLVHTPDVIRTVAVTMDLEPTEVAIERMLTEKTNDEAEASRAAKMNRTVDPRDIASHNRLDQRGEDLASGAAGVNLVGYITVSSRNPEALARDKRTIRASAGKSYLKLEWCDREHHRAFVNTLPFATGIRR, encoded by the coding sequence TTGACGACCGAGTCCCATCTGGTCACGCCCCGCCGTACATATCTGATCGGCCGCGCCCGGCCGAACGCGATCGTCGGCCGGAACCGCGAGTCCGGCGAGATCGCGCTCATCATCGGGGGCGCGTTCCTGGGCATGATGTGCGGCCTGCTCGTCCCGGTGCTGTCCATGCGGATCGTGCTGCTGATGGGCTTCCCCCTGCTCGCGCTCGCCGCGGTGTACGTCCCGTACAAGCGGCGCACGTTCTACAAGTGGTTCGAGATCAACCGCAGTTACAAGCGGAGCCTGCGCCAGGGAACGGCGTACCGCAGCCCGGTGATGGAGGCGGGCATGCGCCTCGACGGCAAGGAGGTCGAGATCGGACCGCCGCCCGGCATCGGGCGGATCTCCTGGCTCGCCGCCCCGTTCGGGCCCGACGAGATCGCCGTGCTGCTGCACGCGGACCGGCGGACCGTGACGGCCGCGATCGAGATCGAGGGCCCGGGTGTCGGTCTGCGCGACAGCGAGGACCAGGAGGCCCTCGTCGACCGCTTCGGCACGCTGCTCAAGCACGTGGCGAACGGCGACGGCTTCGTCACCCGCCTCCAGATGCTCGCCCGCACCCTCCCCGCCGACCCGGACGCCCACGCCAAGGACGTGTCCGTACGCGGGGACGATCGGTCTCCCGGATGGCTCCAGCAGTCGTACGACCAGCTCCAGTCGATGGTGTCCACGAGCAGTGAGCAGCACCGGGCCTATCTGGTCGCCTGCATGCACTACTCACGTGAACTGGCCGCCGAGGCACAGGCGATGGCACGCGCGGCGCGCCCGCAGGGCGGCCGGAAGGTCGACCGGGACGCCGGACTCGCCGTCGTCATGGCACGCGAGCTGACCGACATCTGCTCCCGGCTCCAGGAAGCCGACATCCGCGTACGGCAGCCGCTCGGTCAGGGACGGCTCTCCTCCCTCGTGCACTCGATGTACGACCCCGACCACCCCATCGACCACATCCAGGCGATGACCAAGCGCAACGCCTGGCCGGCCGAGCTGGACGCCATGGAGCCCACGTACCTCCAGGCGAAGACCCGCGAGTCCTCCACCCGGGCGCCCTGGTGCCACGCCACGGCCTGGGTGAAGGAGTGGCCGATGACCCCGGTCGGCGTCAACTTCCTCGCCCCGCTGCTCGTCCACACCCCCGACGTCATCCGCACGGTCGCCGTGACCATGGACCTCGAACCCACCGAGGTCGCCATCGAGCGCATGCTGACCGAGAAGACCAACGACGAGGCCGAGGCCAGCCGCGCCGCCAAGATGAACCGGACCGTGGACCCCCGCGACATCGCCTCGCACAACCGCCTCGACCAGCGCGGCGAGGACCTCGCGAGCGGCGCCGCGGGCGTCAACCTCGTCGGCTACATCACCGTGTCCTCCCGCAACCCCGAGGCCCTCGCGCGCGACAAGCGCACCATCCGCGCCTCGGCCGGCAAGTCGTATCTGAAACTGGAGTGGTGCGACCGCGAGCACCACCGGGCCTTCGTCAACACACTGCCGTTCGCCACCGGAATCCGCAGGTAG
- a CDS encoding DUF397 domain-containing protein: protein MPMLRWQKSSYCPEGNSCLHVAGERASGAIHLTESADPRGAILTAAPAAFRSLLGSLKKEQDRD from the coding sequence ATGCCCATGCTCAGGTGGCAGAAGTCGTCGTACTGCCCCGAAGGCAACTCCTGCCTCCACGTGGCGGGAGAGCGCGCCTCCGGCGCGATCCACCTCACCGAGAGCGCCGACCCCCGCGGAGCGATACTCACCGCCGCGCCCGCGGCCTTCCGATCCCTCCTCGGCAGCCTCAAGAAGGAACAGGACCGTGACTGA
- a CDS encoding DUF397 domain-containing protein — translation MTDIPSDLDWVRAAPDDATGPGPWIELAFGADDLVYIRETGDPENVVTTTRRKWDAFVLGVQAGEFDHFVEGLEDERPPAHAESPS, via the coding sequence GTGACTGACATCCCCTCGGACCTCGACTGGGTGCGGGCCGCGCCGGACGACGCGACCGGACCCGGCCCCTGGATCGAACTCGCCTTCGGCGCGGACGACTTGGTCTACATCAGGGAGACGGGCGACCCGGAGAACGTCGTCACGACCACCCGCAGGAAGTGGGACGCGTTCGTCCTGGGCGTCCAGGCGGGCGAGTTCGACCACTTCGTCGAGGGGCTGGAGGACGAGCGGCCCCCGGCTCACGCCGAGAGCCCGTCATGA
- a CDS encoding helix-turn-helix domain-containing protein: MRTNPTGRQLRLGTELRKLRERAGLTSTEAGQLMGIKQTQVSNMEAGRVGVSAERVHTLASHYDCSDKALVQALGDMTAVRTRGWWEEYREILPAGLLDLAELEHHARRLRTAVTVHMPGLFQTTDYAREIFRQAVPELPPPDVEHRVSFRVKRQAVLFRSPPTPHQVIIHEAALRMTFAGPRVTRDQLGYLLDLNEREHIAVHVLPFSSAVFPGSGQSIYYAEGPVPQLDTVNLDQSHGPVFLDAEAQLDKYRVLLDRMEAAALTPERSQTFVHNILKDL, translated from the coding sequence GTGAGGACGAACCCGACGGGGCGCCAGCTCCGTCTCGGCACGGAGCTGCGCAAACTCCGCGAACGCGCGGGCCTGACGTCGACCGAGGCCGGTCAACTCATGGGCATCAAGCAGACTCAGGTCAGCAACATGGAAGCCGGGCGGGTCGGTGTGAGCGCCGAGCGCGTCCACACGCTCGCCTCCCACTACGACTGCTCGGACAAAGCACTGGTCCAGGCTCTCGGCGACATGACCGCCGTCCGCACACGCGGTTGGTGGGAGGAGTACCGCGAGATCCTGCCCGCCGGACTGCTGGACCTCGCCGAGCTGGAACACCACGCCCGACGGCTGCGCACCGCCGTGACGGTGCACATGCCCGGCCTGTTCCAGACCACGGACTACGCCCGCGAGATCTTCCGTCAGGCCGTACCCGAACTGCCGCCGCCGGACGTCGAGCACCGGGTGTCGTTCCGGGTGAAGCGGCAGGCCGTCCTCTTCCGCAGCCCTCCGACCCCGCATCAGGTGATCATTCACGAGGCCGCCCTGCGCATGACGTTCGCCGGCCCCCGGGTCACCCGGGACCAGCTCGGCTACCTGCTCGACCTGAACGAGCGGGAGCACATCGCGGTCCACGTCCTCCCGTTCAGCTCGGCCGTCTTCCCCGGCTCGGGGCAGTCGATCTACTACGCCGAGGGGCCCGTTCCGCAGCTCGACACCGTGAACCTCGACCAGTCGCACGGCCCCGTGTTCCTCGACGCCGAGGCCCAGTTGGACAAGTACCGCGTACTGCTCGACCGCATGGAGGCGGCCGCCCTCACCCCCGAGCGGTCGCAGACCTTCGTCCACAACATCCTCAAGGACCTGTGA
- a CDS encoding trypsin-like serine peptidase gives MKSIRITRLPDTRRPALLGAALVLLAVTSSSVAAADDGPGPFGVTVQAAANGRSARVGALFHGSAASGGKGGHFCTASVVRSEGRDLVLTAAHCLDGEGELSFAPGYRDGSAPYGFWDVQGVFLPEGWLNDQDEDSDVAFAVLATRDGKEVQDAVGGGNAFAAHRATGATAVTVTGYPGSVDAPITCTDKPTALSRTQQRVACPAFAGGTSGSPWVNGDGAVVGVIGGHQQGGDTDDISYSAAFGTEAEELYQQAGRAG, from the coding sequence ATGAAGAGCATCCGCATCACCCGTCTCCCAGACACCCGGCGGCCCGCACTGCTCGGTGCGGCGCTCGTGCTGCTGGCGGTGACGTCCTCTTCCGTGGCGGCGGCCGACGACGGCCCCGGCCCGTTCGGTGTGACCGTCCAGGCCGCCGCGAACGGCCGGAGCGCCCGGGTGGGCGCCCTGTTCCACGGGAGCGCCGCGAGCGGCGGCAAGGGCGGGCACTTCTGCACCGCCTCCGTCGTGCGCAGCGAGGGGCGGGACCTCGTCCTGACCGCCGCCCACTGTCTGGACGGGGAAGGGGAACTCTCCTTCGCGCCCGGCTACCGGGACGGCAGTGCCCCGTACGGCTTCTGGGACGTCCAGGGCGTCTTCCTCCCCGAGGGGTGGCTGAACGACCAGGACGAGGACAGCGACGTCGCCTTCGCCGTTCTCGCCACCCGCGACGGCAAGGAGGTCCAGGACGCCGTCGGGGGCGGGAACGCCTTCGCCGCGCACCGCGCCACCGGGGCCACCGCCGTCACCGTCACCGGGTACCCCGGCAGCGTCGACGCGCCCATCACCTGTACCGACAAGCCCACCGCGCTCAGCCGTACGCAGCAGCGCGTCGCCTGTCCCGCCTTCGCCGGCGGGACCAGCGGCAGTCCCTGGGTGAACGGGGACGGGGCGGTCGTCGGCGTGATCGGCGGTCACCAGCAGGGCGGGGACACCGACGACATCTCGTACAGCGCGGCGTTCGGGACCGAGGCCGAGGAGCTCTACCAGCAGGCCGGCCGCGCCGGTTAG
- a CDS encoding S53 family peptidase — MRTTLPQRPSAGPTRGRWHRTGATVLGVAALVLAGLGAAGTADARTGVAKVTPHVSWTRACATPTKADVAACNAKRVTSGVTEYLAEKAFAKGVTPKSADASTPSGFGPTDLQAAYGLTSAAASNGSGETIAIVDAYNDPNAEADLATYRSYYGLSACTKASGCFKQVSQTGSTTSLPTSDSGWAEEESLDLDMASAICPKCNILLVEAKSSSMANLGISVNEAVTLGAKYVSNSYGGSESSSDTSYDTSYFKHTGVAITVSAGDSAYGAEYPAASQYVTSVGGTALTKATSTTRGWTESVWKTSSTEGTGSGCSSYDTKPTWQTDTGCSKRTISDVSAVADPATGVAVYDSYGITAGWYTFGGTSASSPIIAGVYALGGTPSSGSYPAKFPYTKAGTSALNDVTSGNNGTCSTSYLCTATTGYDGPTGWGTPEGVTAFTG; from the coding sequence TTGCGCACGACACTCCCCCAGAGACCTTCCGCCGGCCCGACGCGCGGCAGGTGGCACCGAACCGGCGCGACCGTCCTCGGCGTCGCCGCCCTCGTCCTCGCGGGCCTCGGCGCCGCCGGGACCGCGGACGCCCGTACCGGCGTCGCCAAGGTCACCCCCCACGTGAGCTGGACCAGGGCGTGCGCGACGCCCACCAAGGCCGATGTCGCCGCCTGCAACGCCAAGCGGGTCACCAGCGGCGTCACCGAGTACCTGGCGGAGAAGGCCTTCGCCAAGGGCGTCACCCCCAAGTCCGCCGACGCCTCCACGCCCTCCGGCTTCGGACCGACGGACCTCCAGGCCGCCTACGGCCTGACCTCCGCGGCCGCGTCCAACGGCTCCGGCGAGACCATCGCCATCGTCGACGCCTACAACGACCCCAACGCCGAGGCCGACCTCGCGACCTACCGTTCGTACTACGGGCTCTCGGCCTGCACCAAGGCCAGCGGCTGCTTCAAGCAGGTCAGCCAGACCGGCTCGACCACCTCACTGCCGACGAGCGACAGCGGCTGGGCCGAGGAGGAGTCCCTCGACCTCGACATGGCGAGCGCCATCTGCCCGAAGTGCAACATCCTCCTCGTCGAGGCCAAGTCCTCCTCGATGGCCAACCTCGGCATCTCCGTGAACGAGGCGGTCACCCTGGGCGCGAAGTACGTCTCGAACAGCTACGGCGGCTCCGAGTCGTCCTCCGACACCTCGTACGACACCTCGTACTTCAAGCACACCGGTGTCGCCATCACGGTCAGCGCGGGTGACTCCGCCTACGGCGCCGAGTACCCGGCCGCCTCCCAGTACGTCACCTCCGTCGGCGGCACCGCGCTGACCAAGGCGACCTCCACCACCCGCGGCTGGACCGAGTCGGTGTGGAAGACCAGCAGCACCGAGGGCACCGGCTCGGGCTGCTCCTCGTACGACACCAAGCCGACCTGGCAGACCGACACGGGCTGCTCCAAGCGCACCATCTCCGACGTCTCCGCGGTCGCCGACCCGGCGACCGGCGTCGCGGTGTACGACTCGTACGGCATCACCGCCGGCTGGTACACGTTCGGCGGCACCAGCGCCTCCTCGCCGATCATCGCGGGTGTCTACGCCCTCGGCGGCACCCCGTCCAGCGGCTCCTACCCGGCGAAGTTCCCGTACACGAAGGCCGGCACCTCGGCCCTCAACGACGTGACCTCGGGCAACAACGGCACCTGCAGCACCAGCTACCTCTGCACCGCCACCACGGGCTACGACGGCCCGACCGGCTGGGGCACCCCGGAGGGTGTCACCGCCTTCACCGGCTGA
- a CDS encoding SRPBCC family protein, translating to MIDVTYQIDAVRRTVATREFKGAAARVVTLGQTYDATVGEVWDACTSAERIPRWFLPVSGDLRLGGTYQLEGNAGGTIERCEPPESFAATWEYGGDVSWIEVRVTPEGDRTRFELEHIAHVDDERWAQFGPGAVGVGWDLGLMGLAGHLGSPGGSVDPKESMEWLASDEGRRFITLSSEHWYEANVAAGEPEDGARGAASRTTAAYTGAEPAE from the coding sequence GTGATCGACGTGACCTATCAGATCGACGCCGTGCGCCGCACCGTCGCCACGCGCGAGTTCAAGGGGGCCGCGGCCCGCGTGGTGACCCTGGGCCAGACCTACGACGCGACGGTCGGGGAAGTCTGGGACGCCTGCACCAGCGCCGAGCGCATCCCCCGCTGGTTCCTGCCCGTCTCCGGCGACCTCCGCCTCGGCGGGACCTACCAACTGGAGGGCAACGCGGGCGGCACGATCGAGCGGTGCGAGCCGCCGGAGAGCTTCGCGGCGACCTGGGAGTACGGCGGCGACGTCAGCTGGATCGAGGTGCGGGTGACCCCGGAGGGGGACCGCACCCGGTTCGAGCTCGAACACATCGCCCACGTCGACGACGAACGCTGGGCGCAGTTCGGACCCGGCGCGGTCGGCGTCGGCTGGGACCTCGGCCTGATGGGCCTGGCGGGCCACCTAGGGTCCCCGGGCGGCTCCGTGGACCCGAAGGAGAGCATGGAGTGGCTGGCCTCCGACGAGGGCCGCCGCTTCATCACGCTGAGCAGCGAGCACTGGTACGAGGCGAATGTCGCCGCCGGCGAGCCCGAGGACGGCGCCCGGGGCGCGGCCTCCCGGACCACGGCGGCCTACACGGGCGCCGAACCGGCCGAGTGA